From a single Campylobacter concisus genomic region:
- a CDS encoding lytic transglycosylase domain-containing protein has protein sequence MKAMLKIFLMFACSTLLLANTPEKSSYDTQVKILKELDIDASFMKTSHYAKMRQGIKQSQLETFTEALKNGYMYIPMVKEQIKKSGVPESFFYLAMIESGFSNHTVSNAKATGMWQFMEQTARLHGLKVGQYVDERKDPVESTIAATNYLKSLKNQFGKWYLAAMAYNCGDGALKRAIQKAGTDDLVTLLDAEKKYLPAETRNFVIKILRAAYTAKDADFLMSKDSSLLNINGGLKLVKVKVPGGTNLAQIGDSIGLSTKKMKNNNPHLKFVFTPPTLKDYYVYIPENKKQLFAENFKPFNGKNNFYTYVVKKGETLLSISKKTGVSHRAIKDYNELSTNAVSYNQKLIIPFSAQNKSQNYIVQTGDTIASLSKKFNVSEKDLKDANSFASSNLNVGANIVIP, from the coding sequence ATGAAAGCAATGCTTAAAATATTTTTAATGTTTGCATGTAGTACCTTGCTACTAGCAAATACACCTGAAAAGAGCTCATACGATACTCAGGTAAAAATTTTAAAAGAGCTGGATATTGACGCTAGCTTTATGAAGACTTCTCACTATGCAAAGATGAGACAAGGTATCAAACAATCACAACTTGAAACATTTACAGAAGCTCTAAAAAATGGTTATATGTATATACCGATGGTAAAAGAGCAGATCAAAAAATCCGGCGTACCTGAGTCATTCTTTTATCTAGCTATGATAGAATCAGGCTTTTCAAATCACACAGTCTCAAACGCAAAAGCTACTGGCATGTGGCAGTTTATGGAGCAAACGGCTAGACTGCATGGTCTAAAGGTAGGACAGTATGTCGATGAGAGAAAAGATCCAGTAGAGTCTACTATTGCAGCAACAAATTATCTAAAGTCGCTTAAAAATCAATTTGGCAAGTGGTATCTAGCAGCTATGGCCTATAACTGTGGCGATGGAGCCTTAAAAAGAGCTATACAAAAAGCTGGTACAGATGACCTTGTAACGCTTCTTGACGCAGAGAAAAAATACCTTCCAGCCGAAACTAGAAATTTTGTTATTAAAATTTTAAGAGCAGCATATACCGCAAAAGACGCAGACTTCTTGATGTCTAAAGATTCATCTTTGTTAAACATAAACGGAGGACTAAAGCTTGTAAAAGTAAAAGTGCCTGGCGGTACAAATTTAGCTCAAATAGGCGATAGTATCGGTCTTAGTACAAAAAAGATGAAAAATAACAACCCGCATTTAAAATTTGTATTTACTCCGCCAACTCTAAAAGATTATTATGTTTATATCCCTGAAAACAAAAAACAGCTTTTTGCAGAAAATTTCAAGCCATTTAATGGCAAAAATAATTTTTATACCTACGTTGTAAAAAAAGGCGAAACATTACTTTCTATCTCTAAAAAAACAGGTGTTAGCCATAGAGCGATCAAGGACTACAACGAGCTTAGCACAAATGCCGTAAGCTATAATCAAAAACTAATTATTCCATTTTCCGCACAAAATAAATCTCAGAACTATATAGTCCAAACTGGTGACACGATAGCTTCTTTATCTAAAAAATTTAATGTGAGTGAAAAAGATTTAAAAGATGCAAATTCTTTTGCTAGTTCAAATTTAAATGTTGGAGCAAATATTGTCATACCATAA
- a CDS encoding KdsC family phosphatase, with protein MIEIIFLDVDGCLTDGKIIYNANGEELKFFDVKDGYAIESWLKLGKKVAIITGRKSAIVERRAEDLKINHVYQGVSDKFEVASEILKFEGLSFKNAAAIGDDYNDYKILNAVSWSFKPKDAIKELDVKTKLKHKGGNGAVREMIELIIKSENLYDEWSKRWL; from the coding sequence ATGATAGAGATTATATTTTTAGATGTTGATGGTTGCCTCACTGATGGCAAGATCATCTACAATGCAAACGGCGAAGAGCTTAAATTTTTTGATGTAAAAGATGGCTACGCGATAGAAAGCTGGCTAAAGCTTGGTAAAAAAGTAGCTATCATTACAGGCAGAAAGTCAGCCATCGTTGAGCGAAGGGCTGAAGATCTAAAGATAAATCACGTCTATCAAGGTGTTAGCGATAAATTTGAAGTGGCGAGTGAGATATTAAAATTTGAAGGGCTTAGCTTTAAAAACGCAGCAGCTATCGGTGATGACTACAATGACTATAAAATTTTAAATGCAGTTTCTTGGAGCTTTAAGCCAAAAGATGCGATAAAAGAGCTTGATGTAAAGACAAAGCTAAAGCACAAAGGTGGCAATGGCGCGGTTAGAGAGATGATCGAGCTTATTATAAAATCAGAAAATTTATATGACGAGTGGTCGAAGCGTTGGTTGTAA
- a CDS encoding LPS export ABC transporter periplasmic protein LptC, with the protein MVVKIFYFVVAIFSVVMIFLAAQDPYLANVLKIDTKISNMQINDVIDYEINSTKISGVYEADELNRYNDKDEFLSFKAKILRGNLKHFLSSDKAISQNDEIIFQKNANYENNDSLRFISDEVIYGTKTKIVRSEANFTLIRNNDKALGESGSYDLAKKQTQVKGLRAWVEENQRF; encoded by the coding sequence TTGGTTGTAAAAATTTTTTACTTCGTCGTGGCCATTTTTAGTGTCGTGATGATATTTTTGGCGGCTCAAGATCCATACCTTGCAAATGTTTTAAAGATCGACACAAAGATATCAAATATGCAGATAAATGACGTGATAGATTATGAGATAAATTCCACGAAAATAAGCGGAGTCTACGAGGCTGATGAGCTAAATAGATACAATGATAAAGATGAATTTTTGAGTTTTAAAGCAAAAATTTTAAGAGGAAATTTAAAACATTTTCTAAGCTCAGACAAAGCAATCTCACAAAATGATGAAATCATCTTTCAAAAGAATGCGAACTATGAAAACAACGATAGTTTGAGATTTATAAGTGACGAAGTGATATATGGAACAAAAACAAAAATAGTAAGATCTGAAGCAAATTTCACGCTCATAAGAAATAATGATAAGGCACTGGGCGAGAGTGGAAGCTATGATCTTGCTAAAAAACAAACGCAGGTAAAAGGGCTAAGGGCATGGGTAGAAGAAAATCAGCGATTTTAG
- the hisB gene encoding imidazoleglycerol-phosphate dehydratase HisB produces the protein MLELTRNTKETQISMKLKIYGSGVAKIDTGIGFFDHMLEAFTKHSLLDLEISCKGDTHVDFHHSVEDVGIVLGQLLKEALYPLSGVERFGEASVVMDEAAVFCALDLSNRAYLVYENFNENAKVGEFDTELVEEFFRAVAVNSGITLHLNQIRGKNTHHIIEATFKSFAVALRRALAKNARIGTPSTKGVL, from the coding sequence ATTTTAGAACTAACTAGAAACACAAAAGAGACGCAAATTTCTATGAAGCTTAAAATTTATGGCTCTGGTGTTGCAAAGATAGATACTGGCATTGGCTTTTTTGACCATATGCTTGAAGCTTTTACAAAGCATTCTTTGCTTGATCTTGAAATTTCATGCAAGGGCGACACGCATGTGGATTTTCATCACAGCGTTGAGGATGTCGGCATAGTTTTGGGTCAGCTTTTAAAAGAGGCCTTGTATCCTTTAAGTGGCGTTGAGAGATTTGGTGAGGCAAGCGTCGTTATGGACGAAGCTGCTGTTTTTTGTGCGCTAGATCTTAGCAATAGAGCCTACCTTGTCTATGAAAATTTTAATGAAAATGCCAAAGTAGGGGAGTTTGACACTGAGCTTGTGGAGGAATTTTTTAGGGCAGTTGCTGTAAATTCTGGTATCACTCTTCATCTAAATCAAATTCGTGGCAAAAACACTCACCATATCATAGAAGCAACTTTTAAATCATTTGCTGTAGCACTTCGCAGAGCGCTTGCTAAAAATGCAAGGATCGGCACACCAAGTACAAAAGGTGTTTTATGA
- the mrdA gene encoding penicillin-binding protein 2, with amino-acid sequence MRMRIVFSVIALFWIILLGRIYHLSINSNTYYNEIAEQNAIKTIYTPPVRGIIFDAHDKPMAVNRLGFSVSIRPHLSANKKVKILDDELAYIGSLFSDLNVTKLKNEYIKNDSAYNQDFINVVEFIDYDKFLPFFASLSLRENLEIRPASKRHYPYNDLASHIIGYVGRANQKDMDNDPLTKLTNYIGRSGVERFYNPILQGIQGFKKIKVNALNEEIEQISYQAPQSQNIKLAVDLELQQFVSDVFGKDAGSVIVMSLKDGAIIAAGSFPEYDLNPFVLGISQPEWEELVKNVDHPFTNKLINGLYPPGSVVKMGMALAFLDNGMSKYDSFFCSGSYELGGRKFRCWNSHGHGNVNMNTAIRESCDDYFYKGSQKIGIDAIVPILERMGFGRKTEVDLPNEFVGTLPSREWKMRKYGKAWFQGETLITSIGQGNFLVTPMQVAKYTAGLATGLNVTPHFLKSIDDKDVDFTPTDDAFTPFEKSQLPAIRHAMYEVANHPRGTANRHFIGSLVKVAAKTGTAQVVGISQTEKKRMKEEDMAYLQRSHAWMTTYAPYEDPQYVITMVIEHGGHGGSAAGPKIAQIYNKLVEMGYINLEKIQSDQNKKQYDKKK; translated from the coding sequence ATGAGGATGCGCATCGTCTTTAGTGTAATCGCTCTTTTTTGGATTATACTTTTGGGACGAATTTATCATCTAAGCATAAACTCAAATACTTACTACAACGAAATTGCAGAACAAAACGCGATAAAAACTATTTATACTCCGCCAGTTAGGGGTATCATCTTTGACGCACATGATAAGCCAATGGCTGTTAATCGTCTTGGCTTTTCAGTATCCATTAGACCTCATTTAAGTGCTAATAAAAAGGTAAAAATTTTAGATGATGAGCTAGCTTACATTGGCTCACTATTTAGTGATCTAAATGTTACAAAGCTTAAAAATGAATACATAAAAAATGACTCAGCTTATAACCAAGATTTTATAAATGTGGTCGAATTTATTGATTATGATAAATTTTTGCCATTTTTTGCATCACTTTCTTTGCGTGAAAATTTAGAGATAAGGCCCGCTTCAAAACGCCACTATCCGTATAACGATCTGGCTTCTCACATTATCGGCTACGTCGGTAGGGCAAATCAAAAAGATATGGACAATGATCCTTTGACAAAGCTTACAAACTACATTGGAAGAAGTGGTGTGGAGAGGTTTTATAATCCGATCTTACAAGGAATTCAGGGATTTAAAAAGATAAAGGTAAATGCCTTAAATGAAGAGATAGAGCAGATAAGCTATCAAGCGCCACAAAGTCAAAACATAAAGCTCGCCGTCGATCTTGAGCTTCAGCAGTTTGTCTCTGATGTCTTTGGTAAGGATGCAGGAAGCGTCATAGTTATGAGTCTAAAAGACGGTGCTATCATAGCTGCTGGTAGCTTTCCAGAGTACGATCTAAACCCATTTGTGCTTGGAATTTCTCAGCCTGAATGGGAAGAGCTTGTAAAAAATGTCGATCATCCTTTTACAAATAAGCTAATAAACGGCCTTTATCCGCCAGGATCTGTCGTAAAAATGGGTATGGCACTTGCGTTTTTGGATAATGGCATGAGCAAATACGATAGCTTTTTTTGTAGTGGCTCGTATGAGCTTGGAGGGCGTAAATTCCGCTGCTGGAACTCTCACGGACATGGAAATGTTAATATGAATACGGCAATTAGAGAGAGCTGTGATGATTATTTTTATAAAGGTAGTCAAAAGATAGGGATTGACGCTATCGTGCCGATACTTGAGCGTATGGGATTTGGTAGAAAAACCGAGGTTGATTTGCCAAATGAGTTTGTGGGGACTTTGCCAAGCAGAGAGTGGAAGATGAGAAAGTATGGCAAAGCGTGGTTTCAAGGTGAGACCCTCATCACTTCTATCGGCCAGGGAAATTTCTTAGTCACGCCTATGCAAGTGGCAAAATATACAGCAGGCCTTGCAACTGGGCTAAATGTGACTCCACATTTTTTAAAGAGCATTGATGACAAGGATGTTGATTTTACACCAACAGATGATGCTTTTACGCCGTTTGAGAAATCACAGTTACCAGCTATTAGGCATGCAATGTATGAAGTGGCAAATCACCCAAGAGGCACGGCAAATAGGCATTTTATTGGAAGCTTAGTTAAAGTTGCTGCAAAGACCGGTACTGCCCAGGTCGTTGGAATTTCTCAAACTGAAAAGAAACGTATGAAAGAAGAGGATATGGCGTATTTACAAAGATCTCATGCGTGGATGACTACATATGCGCCTTATGAAGATCCGCAATATGTCATTACAATGGTTATCGAGCATGGTGGCCATGGTGGAAGTGCGGCTGGGCCAAAAATCGCTCAAATTTATAATAAACTCGTTGAAATGGGATATATAAATTTAGAAAAAATCCAAAGCGATCAAAATAAGAAACAATACGATAAGAAAAAATAA
- a CDS encoding TatD family hydrolase has protein sequence MIIDTHCHLDSKVYDPDLDKILDEARNLGLKGFIIPGADINDLPKAAKIAHENSDIFFATGVHPYDKESFDIEILRNFAKDEKCVAIGECGLDYFRLPKDENEKIKEKEDQKRIFLAQLDLAVELKKPVILHIREANEDSFNILKEYAPKLEAGAILHCYNASPLLLELCKFGNFYFGIGGVLTFKNAKNLVEILPKIPFDRIVIETDAPYLTPEPNRGKRNEPAFTTFVAKKIAEILNLEFEVVCEKTSNNAKRLFKCFA, from the coding sequence ATGATTATAGATACACATTGTCATTTGGATAGTAAAGTTTATGATCCTGACCTTGATAAAATTTTAGATGAAGCTAGAAATTTAGGGCTAAAAGGCTTTATTATCCCGGGAGCTGATATCAATGATTTACCAAAAGCGGCTAAAATAGCGCATGAAAATTCTGACATTTTCTTTGCCACCGGAGTTCATCCATATGATAAAGAGAGTTTTGATATTGAAATTTTAAGAAATTTTGCTAAAGATGAAAAGTGTGTGGCGATTGGTGAATGCGGTCTAGACTACTTTCGCTTACCGAAAGATGAAAATGAAAAAATAAAAGAAAAAGAGGATCAAAAACGTATTTTTTTAGCTCAACTTGATTTGGCTGTTGAGTTAAAAAAACCCGTTATTCTTCACATTAGGGAGGCTAATGAGGACTCTTTTAATATCTTAAAAGAGTATGCACCAAAGCTTGAAGCTGGAGCGATTTTGCACTGTTATAATGCTTCGCCACTCCTTTTAGAGCTTTGTAAATTTGGGAATTTTTACTTTGGCATAGGCGGTGTTTTAACATTTAAAAATGCTAAAAATTTAGTCGAAATTTTGCCAAAAATCCCATTTGATAGGATAGTTATTGAAACTGACGCTCCTTATCTCACGCCAGAACCGAATCGTGGCAAGAGAAATGAGCCAGCGTTTACGACATTTGTTGCTAAAAAGATAGCTGAAATTTTAAACCTTGAGTTTGAAGTTGTTTGTGAAAAAACTTCAAATAATGCCAAAAGGTTGTTTAAGTGCTTTGCTTAA
- a CDS encoding septal ring lytic transglycosylase RlpA family protein gives MSYHKSLKFYIGLSFTLLVTGCSWSGAPFTPSGPTNVRGNNSASIQKATMRPYTINGKTYYPTVVSVGDRASGTASWYGPNFHGKTTSNGEIYNMYNMTAAHKTLPMNTILKVTNLRNQKSVIVRVNDRGPFVADRVLDLSKAAATKLDIIGTGTAPVSMEVIGFNEDINAIASINAQAKPTSTGIKVPNPVSPTAPTGGIIISSEQRVVGGDFMVQIGSFKNLEGANRYQREHQSIDGYKSVVRTFTIDGSTIYRVFLNGFRSEDEARDYARSGKFQGAFIVRG, from the coding sequence TTGTCATACCATAAGAGCCTAAAATTTTATATAGGACTAAGTTTTACGCTTCTAGTTACTGGTTGCTCTTGGAGCGGGGCACCATTTACACCAAGTGGCCCAACTAATGTAAGGGGCAACAATTCAGCTTCTATCCAAAAAGCAACAATGAGACCTTACACGATAAATGGCAAAACATACTACCCAACCGTTGTAAGCGTGGGTGATAGGGCAAGTGGCACAGCAAGCTGGTATGGTCCAAATTTTCATGGTAAAACAACCTCAAACGGCGAAATTTATAATATGTACAACATGACCGCAGCACACAAAACTTTGCCGATGAATACGATCCTTAAAGTAACAAATTTAAGAAATCAAAAAAGCGTCATTGTTCGTGTAAATGATCGTGGACCTTTTGTGGCTGATAGAGTTTTAGATCTTTCAAAGGCGGCTGCAACTAAACTTGATATTATCGGTACAGGCACAGCTCCAGTTAGTATGGAAGTCATAGGCTTTAATGAAGATATAAATGCTATTGCAAGCATTAACGCTCAAGCAAAACCGACAAGCACTGGCATAAAAGTGCCAAATCCAGTCTCTCCGACAGCTCCAACTGGAGGCATTATTATTTCGTCAGAGCAACGAGTCGTGGGTGGAGATTTTATGGTACAAATTGGCTCATTTAAAAACCTTGAGGGCGCAAATAGATATCAAAGAGAGCATCAAAGCATAGATGGTTACAAGTCGGTAGTCAGGACATTTACTATAGATGGCTCGACCATTTATAGAGTATTTTTAAATGGCTTTAGAAGTGAGGACGAGGCTAGGGATTATGCAAGAAGTGGTAAATTCCAAGGTGCATTTATAGTAAGAGGTTAG
- the yihA gene encoding ribosome biogenesis GTP-binding protein YihA/YsxC: MIRPLGAKFITSSPSIKEAPSFVTSEVVFLGRSNVGKSSLINTLVNQKNLAKSSSTPGKTQLINFFEAEFCEQKDEQEEKDKFKLIFVDLPGFGYAKVAKSKHDEWRKNLDEFLKFRSDIRLFIHLIDARHFDLDIDVNVDAYLKSFLRADQKILNLYTKSDKLNQSQKSAVMKFDPSGILVSTLNKSGIEKAREAIINNALGR, from the coding sequence GTGATAAGGCCACTAGGTGCTAAATTTATCACATCAAGTCCAAGTATAAAAGAGGCTCCAAGCTTCGTAACAAGCGAAGTTGTCTTTTTGGGTAGATCAAATGTTGGTAAAAGCAGCCTCATAAATACACTTGTAAATCAAAAAAATCTAGCCAAAAGCTCATCGACTCCTGGCAAAACTCAGCTTATAAATTTTTTTGAGGCCGAGTTTTGTGAGCAAAAAGATGAGCAGGAAGAAAAAGATAAATTTAAGCTCATTTTTGTTGATTTGCCAGGCTTTGGCTATGCAAAAGTGGCAAAGTCAAAGCATGATGAATGGCGTAAAAATTTAGATGAGTTTTTGAAATTTAGAAGCGACATTAGACTTTTTATACACCTAATTGATGCTAGACATTTTGATTTAGACATAGACGTAAATGTGGATGCTTATCTAAAAAGCTTTTTAAGAGCTGATCAGAAAATTTTAAATTTATATACAAAAAGCGATAAGCTAAATCAAAGCCAAAAGAGTGCGGTAATGAAATTTGACCCAAGCGGCATCTTGGTCTCAACTCTTAATAAAAGCGGTATCGAAAAGGCTAGAGAAGCTATCATAAATAACGCTCTTGGTAGATAA
- the queC gene encoding 7-cyano-7-deazaguanine synthase QueC: MYNSSKNKRQNMKKAVCIMSGGMDSTLCAVMAKRAGYDIVALHFDYGQRTMKREKRAFNEICERLGITKKMSLDVSFIAQIGGNSLTDESLQIRKDGVEKDVPNTYVPFRNGIFISVAAALAEKENAQAIYIGVVEEDSSGYPDCKESFIKSINEAINLGTSPSFSCEIITPLVNLSKADIVAKSLELGSPLELTWSCYESDDEACGLCDSCRLRLNGFKKANATDKIAYKNQKFSLWASKSGKLLSKSI; this comes from the coding sequence TTGTATAATTCTAGCAAAAATAAAAGGCAAAATATGAAAAAAGCAGTTTGTATAATGAGTGGCGGTATGGATAGCACGCTTTGTGCTGTAATGGCAAAAAGGGCTGGATATGATATCGTAGCGCTTCATTTTGACTATGGCCAAAGAACGATGAAACGTGAAAAACGTGCATTTAACGAAATTTGCGAAAGACTAGGCATTACAAAAAAGATGAGTTTAGATGTTAGTTTTATTGCCCAAATAGGCGGGAATTCTTTAACTGATGAAAGCTTGCAAATAAGAAAAGATGGAGTGGAAAAAGATGTGCCAAATACCTATGTGCCTTTTCGAAATGGTATTTTTATCTCGGTTGCTGCCGCCCTTGCGGAAAAAGAAAATGCACAAGCTATCTATATCGGTGTCGTAGAAGAAGATAGTTCAGGCTATCCTGACTGCAAAGAAAGCTTCATAAAAAGCATAAACGAGGCTATAAATTTAGGCACATCGCCTAGTTTTTCATGTGAGATAATTACTCCACTTGTAAATTTAAGCAAGGCTGACATCGTAGCAAAGTCGCTTGAGCTTGGCTCGCCACTAGAGCTTACTTGGAGCTGTTACGAAAGCGATGACGAGGCATGCGGACTTTGTGATAGTTGTAGGCTAAGGCTAAATGGCTTTAAAAAGGCAAACGCTACTGATAAAATCGCATATAAAAATCAAAAATTTTCCTTATGGGCCTCTAAAAGTGGCAAATTATTAAGCAAGAGCATTTAA
- the lptA gene encoding lipopolysaccharide transport periplasmic protein LptA, translating to MGRRKSAILAVILGFTFLNAEQVEITSNDFFADENKQTSEFIGNVNIKKGSFDELKADKVVVYFDKKRQPIKYVATGNARAKIFIKDKHYDGKGNTLTYEPAKQVYTVSGNGYLHEVETDKNVYGEKIVVNQKDGTYSVNSDEKKPVKFIFQVEEKDK from the coding sequence ATGGGTAGAAGAAAATCAGCGATTTTAGCGGTGATATTGGGTTTTACATTTTTAAATGCAGAGCAAGTTGAAATCACATCAAATGATTTTTTTGCAGATGAGAATAAGCAAACTAGTGAATTCATAGGTAATGTAAATATCAAAAAGGGTTCATTTGATGAGCTTAAGGCAGATAAGGTGGTTGTCTATTTTGACAAAAAACGCCAGCCTATAAAATATGTGGCCACTGGCAATGCTAGAGCTAAAATTTTTATAAAAGATAAGCACTACGACGGCAAAGGCAATACTCTTACATACGAGCCAGCAAAACAGGTCTATACTGTTAGTGGAAATGGCTATTTGCATGAGGTAGAAACTGATAAGAATGTTTATGGTGAAAAGATCGTTGTCAACCAAAAAGATGGCACATATAGTGTAAATAGTGATGAAAAAAAGCCTGTTAAGTTTATCTTTCAGGTAGAGGAAAAAGATAAGTGA
- a CDS encoding GGDEF domain-containing response regulator has product MERILVVDDNKALAKLIVMQMEKTIDEMAIDVAYSFAEAQMLINEHDKDYFMTILDLNLPDAPNGEIVDYALSKGLSAIVLTGSIDDETRQNFINKDIVDYVYKGNMDDINYIFQMINRLSKNRQYKVLVVEDSLPFRNMIKKILTSLQFKVLAAAHGEEAMSYFADNPDINLIITDYRMPVKDGLEVLKEVRKEKDKNSLGVIVMTSPSEKTDASIFLKNGASDFIAKPFSKEELICRVNNTIEAMENINKIANFANRDFLTGVYNRRFFYSDVEEYVQVAEETNEPYAFAMIDVDYFKKINDKYGHDGGDKVLKSIAKILNDNTKGSDIVARFGGEEFCVVLKKINKEEAVKFFVNLRAKVAENKVTIKKEKVKVTISIGVSFGNGYCEIDDMLEACDSALYTAKENGRNRVEIAL; this is encoded by the coding sequence ATGGAAAGAATCCTTGTAGTTGATGATAATAAGGCGTTAGCAAAGCTGATTGTTATGCAAATGGAAAAGACTATTGATGAGATGGCAATTGATGTCGCATATAGTTTTGCCGAGGCTCAAATGCTAATTAATGAGCATGACAAAGATTATTTTATGACTATTTTGGATTTAAATTTGCCAGATGCTCCAAATGGAGAGATCGTTGATTATGCACTTTCCAAAGGACTTTCAGCTATTGTTTTAACAGGTAGCATTGATGATGAAACAAGGCAAAATTTTATAAATAAAGATATTGTTGATTATGTTTATAAAGGGAATATGGACGATATCAACTATATCTTTCAAATGATAAATAGACTGAGCAAAAATAGACAATACAAGGTTTTGGTTGTCGAAGACTCGCTCCCTTTTAGAAATATGATAAAAAAGATATTAACTAGCCTTCAGTTTAAAGTTTTGGCTGCGGCTCATGGCGAAGAGGCAATGAGTTATTTTGCAGATAATCCTGATATAAATCTTATAATAACTGATTATAGAATGCCAGTAAAAGATGGCCTTGAAGTTTTAAAGGAGGTTAGAAAAGAAAAAGATAAAAATAGTCTTGGCGTAATCGTTATGACATCTCCTAGCGAAAAGACTGACGCATCAATATTTTTAAAAAATGGTGCGAGCGATTTTATAGCAAAACCATTTTCAAAAGAAGAGCTAATATGCCGTGTTAATAATACGATCGAAGCGATGGAAAATATAAACAAGATAGCAAATTTTGCAAATCGCGACTTCTTAACAGGAGTTTATAATAGAAGATTTTTTTATTCTGACGTAGAAGAGTATGTTCAAGTAGCTGAAGAGACTAATGAGCCTTACGCTTTTGCAATGATTGATGTTGATTATTTTAAGAAAATAAATGATAAATATGGCCATGATGGCGGAGATAAGGTACTAAAATCAATCGCAAAAATTTTAAATGACAATACAAAAGGAAGCGATATCGTTGCTAGATTTGGTGGCGAAGAATTTTGCGTTGTCCTTAAAAAGATAAATAAAGAAGAAGCTGTTAAATTTTTTGTAAATTTGCGAGCCAAAGTAGCTGAAAATAAAGTAACTATAAAAAAGGAAAAAGTAAAAGTTACTATATCAATAGGCGTATCTTTTGGCAATGGGTATTGCGAGATAGACGATATGCTTGAGGCTTGCGATTCAGCGCTTTACACCGCAAAAGAAAATGGTAGAAACAGAGTAGAAATAGCTTTATGA